Proteins encoded by one window of Arachis hypogaea cultivar Tifrunner chromosome 1, arahy.Tifrunner.gnm2.J5K5, whole genome shotgun sequence:
- the LOC112699776 gene encoding AUGMIN subunit 8: MDVHESDQALRKLRAVETRRQPLVLAEKFNALATRLPATREVSSRYKSPSPASPTSTPRRCPSPTLSRTTPASPKPLPKRPVSAERKRPATPSSPRSPSTPVSDSSVDVHLSSRQAAGSRFPETLWPSTMRSLSVSFQSDTISIPVSKKEKEKPVTSPSDRTLRPASNVAHKKAETPRKATPERIRSPLKGKNTTDQSENSKPVDGLHSRLIDQHRWPSRVGGKVLPSSLNRNIDHADTTIRKLSTPISETGVSSLRRLSLSSEVSASGTSMPSLRRLSLPGETSKPVQKGSNDAGRLSLLGESGRTGSQMKSTDDRLQLLRSLRPVSTTPADKTGLSTAGVRSLSLSRPASPVKTSVISSPGSRGLSPSRSRPSTPVTPFSRGLSPSQIRPNSPTSPSDNSTSVMSFIADFKKGKKSAAFIEDAHQLRLMYNRYLQWRFVNARAEDALYIQNLTVERTLYDVWSTTLSMWESIIRKRINLQQLRLELKLNSILNDQMTYLDDWAALESDHVDAVSGAIEDFEASTLRLPVTGGAKADIEHLKVAICSAVDVMQAMGSAICPSLSRVEAMNNLISEVAIVSAQEKALLDECEALLTFAAAMQVEENSLRTHLMQIKQVLEVNK, encoded by the exons ATGGATGTACATGAATCAGATCAAGCATTACGGAAACTCCGAGCTGTGGAGACTCGAAGACAACCCTTGGTTCTAGCTGAAAAGTTCAATGCACTCGCTACCAGGCTTCCAGCAACAAGGGAAGTTAGTTCAAGGTATAAATCACCTTCTCCAGCATCCCCAACTTCTACTCCCCGGCGATGCCCATCTCCAACCCTCTCAAGAACTACTCCTGCATCACCCAAACCGTTACCAAAGAGGCCTGTCTCAGCAGAGAGGAAGAGGCCGGCTACTCCCTCTTCCCCACGCAGTCCTTCCACACCGGTCAGTGACTCATCTGTAGATGTACATTTATCATCCAGACAGGCAGCTGGTAGCCGTTTTCCAGAGACCCTATGGCCTTCTACAATGCGAAGCTTGAGTGTTTCTTTCCAGTCTGATACCATTTCGATACCTGtcagcaagaaagaaaaagagaagccgGTTACTAGCCCTTCTGATCGTACATTGAGGCCTGCTTCCAATGTGGCTCACAAGAAGGCTGAAACTCCTCGAAAGGCTACTCCTGAGAGAATTAGGAGCCCTCTTAAAGGGAAGAATACCACTGATCAATCAGAGAATTCAAAACCAGTTGATGGTCTGCATTCTCGATTGATAGATCAGCATCGGTGGCCAAGTAGAGTAGGTGGGAAGGTATTGCCTAGTTCATTAAACCGAAATATAGATCATGCTGATACCACGATAAGAAAGTTGAGCACTCCAATTTCAGAAACTGGTGTATCATCGCTGAGAAGATTGTCTTTATCGAGTGAAGTTTCGGCCTCGGGAACTAGCATGCCTTCGCTGAGAAGATTGTCTCTACCAGGCGAAACAAGTAAGCCCGTGCAAAAAGGTTCTAATGATGCTGGAAGGCTGTCATTGCTTGGTGAAAGCGGAAGGACAGGAAGCCAGATGAAATCAACTGATGACCGCCTCCAGTTATTAAGATCACTTAGACCCGTTTCTACAACTCCGGCAGATAAAACAGGATTGTCAACTGCTGGAGTCAGATCTCTGTCCTTGTCGCGTCCTGCCTCACCCGTTAAGACATCGGTGATATCCTCTCCTGGTTCAAGAGGTCTCAGTCCATCTCGGTCGAGGCCATCAACTCCTGTAACTCCTTTTTCTAGAGGGCTTAGTCCATCTCAAATTAGGCCAAACAGTCCTACCAGTCCATCTGACAATTCAACTTCAGTTATGAGCTTTATTGCTGAttttaaaaaagggaaaaagagtgCAGCCTTCATAGAAGATGCTCACCAGTTACGACTTATGTACAACAGATACCTGCAATGGAGATTTGTCAATGCAAGAGCAGAGGATGCACTTTACATCCAAAATTTAACTGTGGAG AGAACTTTGTATGATGTATGGAGCACTACTTTGTCTATGTGGGAATCAATTATTAGGAAGAGGATCAATCTCCAGCAGCTGCGGCTCGAGCTCAAGCtgaattctattttgaatgatcAA ATGACCTACCTTGATGATTGGGCTGCACTTGAAAGTGATCACGTTGATGCTGTATCTGGGGCTATAGAAGACTTCGAGGCAAGCACTCTTCGTCTTCCAGTGACTGGAGGGGCAAAG GCAGATATTGAGCATTTGAAAGTTGCTATCTGTTCAGCTGTTGATGTCATGCAAGCAATGGGATCTGCAATATGCCCTTCGCTTTCACGG GTGGAGGCCATGAATAATTTAATTTCTGAAGTTGCTATCGTATCAGCACAGGAAAAGGCCTTGCTTGATGAATGCGAAGCGCTACTAACATTTGCAGCAGCTATGCAG GTTGAGGAAAATAGCCTTCGGACGCATCTCATGCAAATCAAGCAAGTTTTAGAGGTGAATAAGTAA
- the LOC112699849 gene encoding pentatricopeptide repeat-containing protein At4g30700: MQMIHRELSTPPSRNALLSLITNSATIHHLLQLHAQLLRNGFHSDIATVTKLTQRLFDLRAPRHALSLFFSFPKPDIFLFNVLVQGFSLNASPSTSLSLYSRLRKSINLSPDNFTYAFTINAASGSRDEKHGMMLHAHAIVDGLAPNLFVGSALVDLYCKFSRVGYARKVFDRMPEKDTVLWNAMVNGLARNCCYEDSIEVFGDMVEDGVRLDSTTLSTVLPAAAELKELGVGMGIQCLAMKIGFHSVDYVLTGLVSLYSKCGDVDTARLLFWMIDKPDLVSYNALISGFTCNGEVECSVKLFRELLASGQRVSSSTMVGLIPVSSPFGHLHLASSIQGFCVKSGTISHPSVSTALTTVYSRLNEMDLARSLFDESPEKTVAAWNAMISGYTQNGLTETSLSLFQEMMKTEFAPNPVTITTILSACAQLGALSFGKWVHELIKSKNLEPNIYVSTALVDMYAKCGNISEAWQLFDSMSEKNTVTWNTMIFGYGLHGHGHEALKLFNEMLHLGFQPSSVTFLSVMYACSHAGLVREGDEIFRAMVNEYGIKPLPEHYACMVDILGRAGQLEKALEFIRSMPVEPGPAVWGTLLGACMIHKDTNMARMASEKLFELDPGSVGYHVLLSNIYSVERNFPKAASIREGVKKRKLAKTPGCTLIEIHGTPHVFVSGDRSHSHATAIYEMLEKLTSKMREIGYRSETVTALHDVEEEEKELMVNVHSEKLAIAFALITTEPGTEIRIIKNLRVCLDCHTATKYISKITERVIVVRDANRFHHFKDGVCSCGDYW; this comes from the coding sequence ATGCAGATGATTCACCGGGAGCTGTCTACACCGCCGAGCCGCAACGCCCTCCTCTCACTCATCACCAACTCCGCCACCATCCACCACCTCCTCCAGCTCCACGCTCAGCTCCTCCGTAATGGCTTCCACTCCGACATTGCCACCGTCACCAAGCTCACCCAGCGCCTCTTCGACCTCCGCGCCCCTCGCCACGccctctctcttttcttctccttcccCAAACCCGACATCTTCCTCTTCAACGTCCTCGTCCAAGGTTTCTCCCTCAACGCTTCCCCTTCTACCTCTCTCTCCCTCTACTCCCGCCTCCGCAAAAGCATCAACCTTTCCCCTGATAACTTCACCTACGCTTTCACAATCAACGCCGCTTCTGGTTCCCGCGACGAGAAGCACGGGATGATGCTGCACGCGCATGCCATTGTTGATGGGTTGGCCCCCAACCTATTTGTGGGTTCTGCACTCGTTGACTTGTACTGCAAGTTTTCTCGTGTTGGGTATGCTAGaaaggtgtttgatagaatgcctGAGAAAGATACTGTTTTGTGGAACGCTATGGTTAATGGCTTGGCGAGGAATTGTTGTTATGAGGATTCTATTGAGGTTTTTGGGGACATGGTTGAAGATGGGGTGAGGTTGGATTCAACTACATTGTCTACTGTGCTCCCTGCTGCTGCTGAGTTGAAGGAGTTGGGAGTTGGGATGGGGATTCAGTGTTTGGCTATGAAAATTGGGTTTCATTCTGTTGATTATGTGCTTACGGGCTTGGTTTCATTGTATTCGAAATGTGGGGATGTGGACACTGCTAGGTTGTTATTTTGGATGATCGATAAGCCTGACTTGGTGTCTTACAATGCTCTTATTTCTGGGTTTACTTGCAATGGTGAGGTTGAGTGTTCGGTGAAGCTTTTCAGAGAGTTGCTTGCTTCTGGTCAGAGGGTGAGTTCAAGCACTATGGTTGGCTTGATTCCAGTGTCTTCTCCCTTTGGTCATCTTCATTTGGCTTCCTCTATTCAGGGATTTTGTGTGAAATCTGGTACTATTTCGCATCCGTCTGTTTCAACCGCACTCACAACTGTGTACAGTAGGCTCAATGAAATGGACTTGGCACGCTCCTTATTTGATGAATCGCCAGAGAAAACTGTGGCTGCTTGGAATGCTATGATTTCGGGTTATACTCAGAATGGTTTAACCgagacctctctctctctttttcaggAGATGATGAAGACTGAGTTTGCTCCAAATCCAGTTACAATCACAACTATCCTTTCAGCTTGTGCTCAACTAGGAGCACTGAGTTTTGGGAAATGGGTCCATGAGCTGATCAAAAGCAAAAATCTTGAACCAAACATTTATGTTTCCACTGCTCTAGTTGACATGTATGCTAAGTGTGGGAACATATCAGAGGCATGGCAACTATTTGACTCGATGAGTGAAAAGAATACTGTCACATGGAATACTATGATTTTTGGTTATGGGCTCCATGGACACGGGCATGAAGCGCttaagctttttaatgagatgtTACATTTAGGATTTCAACCATCTAGTGTTACTTTTCTTTCAGTCATGTATGCTTGTAGTCATGCTGGCTTGGTAAGAGAAGGAGATGAAATTTTCCGTGCTATGGTCAATGAATACGGGATCAAACCCCTGCCTGAGCACTATGCCTGCATGGTGGACATTCTTGGGCGAGCTGGGCAGTTAGAAAAGGCCTTAGAATTTATAAGGAGTATGCCTGTTGAGCCTGGTCCTGCAGTGTGGGGTACATTGCTTGGTGCTTGCATGATTCACAAAGACACAAATATGGCCCGCATGGCTTCGGAAAAGCTATTTGAATTGGATCCAGGGAGTGTTGGATACCATGTTTTGCTCTCTAATATATACTCGGTAGAGAGAAACTTCCCAAAGGCTGCTTCAATACGAGAAGGAGTGAAGAAAAGAAAACTGGCAAAGACTCCTGGTTGCACTCTAATTGAGATTCATGGGACCCCACATGTATTTGTATCTGGTGATCGATCTCATTCTCATGCTACTGCTATCTATGAAATGCTGGAGAAGTTAACTAGCAAGATGAGGGAAATTGGATACCGTTCGGAGACAGTCACTGCTTTGCAtgatgtggaagaagaagaaaaggagctcATGGTTAATGTTCACAGTGAGAAGTTAGCCATTGCTTTTGCTCTTATTACAACTGAACCTGGTACTGAGATCAGGATCATCAAGAATCTCCGGGTTTGTTTAGATTGTCATACTGCAACTAAATATATATCAAAGATCACAGAAAGAGTCATTGTAGTCAGGGATGCTAACAGATTCCACCACTTCAAAGATGGTGTCTGTTCTTGTGGCGATTATTGGTGA
- the LOC112699822 gene encoding cellulose synthase A catalytic subunit 7 [UDP-forming] isoform X2 — protein MEASAGLVAGSHNRNELVVIHGHEEHKPLKNLDGQVCEICGDEVGLTADGDLFVACNECGFPVCRPCYEYERREGSQLCPQCKTRYKRLKGSPRVEGDEDEEDVDDIEHEFNIEDERNKHDHSAEAMLYGKMSYGRGPEDEDNAQFPAVISGGRSLPVSGELSAVGSHAYGEMLSSTLHKRVHPYPVSEPGSERWDDKKDGWKERMDDWKLQQGNLGPEPDEDFDAAMLDVTRQPLSRKVPIASSKVNPYRMVIVARLVILAFFLRYRILNPVHDALGLWLTSIICEIWFAFSWILDQFPKWFPIDRETYLDRLSIRYEREGEPNMLAPVDVFVSTVDPMKEPPLVTANTVLSILAMDYPVDKISCYISDDGASMCTFEALSETAEFARKWVPFCKKFSIEPRAPEMYFSEKIDYLKDKVQPTFVKERRAMKREYEEFKVRINALVAKAQKVPPGGWIMQDGTPWPGNNTKDHPGMIQVFLGHSGGHDTEGNELPRLVYVSREKRPGFQHHKKAGAMNALIRVSAVLTNAPFMLNLDCDHYVNNSKAVREAMCFLMDPQTGKKVCYVQFPQRFDGIDTHDRYANRNTVFFDINMKGLDGIQGPVYVGTGCVFRRQALYGYNPPKGPKRPKMVSCDCCPCFGKRKKAKHAKNDAIAEAANLKAMEDDKELLMSQMNFEKKFGQSSIFVTSTLMEEGGVPPSSSPASQLKEAIHVISCGYEDKTEWGIELGWIYGSITEDILTGFKMHCRGWRSIYCMPKRTAFKGTAPINLSDRLNQVLRWALGSIEIFFSRHCPLWYGYKEGKLKWLERFAYANTTVYPFTSIPLVAYCILPAVCLLTDKFIMPPISTFAGLYFVALFSSIIATGILELKWSGVSIEEWWRNEQFWVIGGVSAHLFAVIQGLLKVLAGIDTNFTVTSKAADDEEFGELYTFKWTTLLIPPTTILIINIVGVVAGISDAINNGYQSWGPLFGKLFFSFWVIVHLYPFLKGLMGRQNRTPTIVVIWSVLLASIFSLLWVRIDPFVTKTKGPDTKMCGINC, from the exons ATGGAAGCCAGCGCCGGACTTGTCGCTGGCTCTCATAACCGCAATGAGCTTGTTGTCATTCATGGCCATGAAGAG CACAAGCCTTTGAAGAACTTGGATGGTCAAGTGTGTGAGATATGTGGTGATGAGGTGGGACTCACGGCGGATGGAGACTTGTTTGTGGCCTGCAATGAGTGTGGTTTTCCGGTGTGCCGGCCGTGCTATGAGTATGAAAGGAGGGAAGGCAGCCAACTTTGTCCACAATGCAAAACCAGATACAAGCGTCTCAAGG GGAGTCCAAGGGTGGAGGGAGATGAAGATGAGGAGGATGTGGATGATATTGAACATGAATTTAACATCGAGGATGAAAGGAACAAGCATGACCATTCTGCAGAAGCCATGCTGTATGGGAAGATGAGCTATGGAAGAGGTCCTGAAGATGAAGATAATGCTCAATTCCCAGCTGTCATTTCTGGTGGTCGATCTCTTCCT GTGAGTGGAGAGTTATCAGCAGTGGGATCTCATGCTTATGGAGAGATGTTATCTTCTACATTGCATAAAAGAGTGCATCCATATCCAGTTTCTGAACCTG GAAGTGAAAGATGGGATGATAAGAAAGATGGATGGAAAGAAAGGATGGATGATTGGAAACTTCAACAAGGCAATTTAGGCCCTGAACCtgatgaagattttgatgcagcCAT GTTGGATGTAACAAGGCAACCACTATCAAGGAAGGTACCAATTGCATCTAGCAAAGTGAATCCATATAGGATGGTGATTGTGGCGCGGCTTGTTATTCTTGCGTTCTTTCTAAGATATCGAATTCTGAACCCGGTTCATGATGCACTGGGGCTATGGCTAACTTCCATTATATGTGAAATCTGGTTTGCTTTTTCATGGATCCTTGATCAGTTCCCTAAATGGTTCCCAATTGATAGAGAGACCTACCTTGACCGTCTTTCAATCAG GTATGAGCGTGAAGGTGAACCAAACATGCTTGCTCCTGTGGATGTGTTTGTGAGTACTGTGGACCCTATGAAGGAACCTCCTCTTGTTACAGCAAACACTGTTCTTTCAATCTTGGCCATGGATTACCCTGTTGACAAGATATCTTGCTACATTTCTGATGATGGTGCTTCAATGTGTACATTTGAAGCCTTATCAGAAACTGCAGAGTTTGCTAGGAAGTGGGTACCATTTTGCAAGAAATTTTCCATAGAACCAAGGGCACCGGAGATGTACTTCTCTGAGAAAATTGACTACCTCAAGGACAAAGTGCAACCAACCTTTGTTAAGGAGCGGCGCGCAATGAAG AGAGAATATGAAGAGTTTAAGGTGAGGATCAATGCACTTGTGGCTAAAGCACAGAAGGTTCCTCCAGGAGGGTGGATCATGCAGGATGGGACACCATGGCCAGGAAACAATACTAAGGATCATCCTGGTATGATTCAAGTATTTCTTGGCCACAGTGGAGGCCATGACACTGAAGGAAATGAGCTCCCTCGTCTCGTCTATGTCTCCAGGGAGAAAAGGCCTGGTTTTCAGCACCACAAGAAAGCTGGTGCCATGAATGCTCTG ATTCGGGTCTCTGCTGTGCTTACAAATGCTCCTTTCATGCTGAACTTGGATTGTGATCACTATGTCAATAACAGCAAAGCTGTCCGAGAGGCCATGTGCTTTTTAATGGACCCTCAAACTGGGAAGAAAGTCTGCTATGTCCAATTTCCTCAGAGATTTGATGGTATCGATACACATGATCGGTATGCTAACAGGAACACAGTTTTCTTTGAT ATTAACATGAAGGGATTGGATGGAATTCAGGGTCCTGTATATGTGGGCACAGGTTGTGTATTCAGGAGGCAAGCTTTATATGGATACAATCCTCCAAAAGGTCCTAAACGTCCAAAAATGGTAAGTTGTGACTGTTGTCCATGCTTCGGAAAGCGTAAGAAGGCAAAGCATGCAAAGAATGATGCAATTGCAGAGGCTGCAAACCTTAAAG CAATGGAGGATGACAAAGAGTTGCTCATGTCCCAAATGAATTTTGAGAAGAAATTTGGGCAGTCatctatttttgtgacttcaacTTTGATGGAAGAGGGTGGTGTACCTCCTTCATCAAGTCCAGCAAGCCAGCTTAAAGAAGCCATTCATGTAATCAGTTGTGGTTATGAAGATAAAACTGAATGGGGAATTGAG CTAGGTTGGATCTATGGTTCTATTACAGAGGATATTCTAACAGGTTTCAAGATGCATTGCCGTGGTTGGAGATCCATTTACTGCATGCCAAAGAGAACAGCATTCAAGGGTACTGCTCCCATCAACTTGTCAGATAGGCTTAACCAGGTGCTTCGTTGGGCACTTGGATCCATCGAGATCTTCTTCAGTCGCCATTGCCCGTTATGGTATGGCTACAAGGAAGGGAAGCTAAAGTGGCTTGAGAGATTTGCATATGCAAACACAACTGTCTACCCATTCACATCCATACCTCTGGTTGCATACTGTATTCTTCCTGCTGTCTGCTTACTCACTGACAAATTCATCATGCCGCCG ATAAGCACTTTTGCTGGTTTGTACTTTGTTGCTCTCTTCTCTTCAATCATTGCAACTGGCATTCTTGAGTTGAAATGGAGTGGAGTGAGCATTGAAGAATGGTGGAGAAATGAACAATTCTGGGTCATTGGTGGTGTATCAGCACATCTCTTTGCTGTCATACAAGGTCTTCTGAAGGTGTTGGCTGGAATTGACACCAACTTCACTGTCACATCCAAGGCTGCAGACGATGAAGAGTTTGGAGAGTTATACACCTTCAAGTGGACTACTCTCTTGATTCCTCCAACTACAATCTTAATAATCAACATTGTTGGGGTTGTTGCTGGAATCTCAGATGCAATAAACAATGGTTACCAATCATGGGGACCTCTCTTTGGaaaactcttcttctccttctgggTGATTGTCCATCTATATCCATTCCTTAAAGGTTTGATGGGTCGGCAAAACCGCACACCTACCATAGTTGTGATATGGTCAGTGCTATTGGCTTCCATCTTCTCGTTGCTCTGGGTAAGAATTGATCCATTTGTGACGAAAACTAAAGGACCTGATACCAAGATGTGTGGAATAAACTGCTGA
- the LOC112699822 gene encoding cellulose synthase A catalytic subunit 7 [UDP-forming] isoform X1, whose translation MEASAGLVAGSHNRNELVVIHGHEEHKPLKNLDGQVCEICGDEVGLTADGDLFVACNECGFPVCRPCYEYERREGSQLCPQCKTRYKRLKGSPRVEGDEDEEDVDDIEHEFNIEDERNKHDHSAEAMLYGKMSYGRGPEDEDNAQFPAVISGGRSLPVSGELSAVGSHAYGEMLSSTLHKRVHPYPVSEPGSERWDDKKDGWKERMDDWKLQQGNLGPEPDEDFDAAMLDVTRQPLSRKVPIASSKVNPYRMVIVARLVILAFFLRYRILNPVHDALGLWLTSIICEIWFAFSWILDQFPKWFPIDRETYLDRLSIRYEREGEPNMLAPVDVFVSTVDPMKEPPLVTANTVLSILAMDYPVDKISCYISDDGASMCTFEALSETAEFARKWVPFCKKFSIEPRAPEMYFSEKIDYLKDKVQPTFVKERRAMKREYEEFKVRINALVAKAQKVPPGGWIMQDGTPWPGNNTKDHPGMIQVFLGHSGGHDTEGNELPRLVYVSREKRPGFQHHKKAGAMNALIRVSAVLTNAPFMLNLDCDHYVNNSKAVREAMCFLMDPQTGKKVCYVQFPQRFDGIDTHDRYANRNTVFFDINMKGLDGIQGPVYVGTGCVFRRQALYGYNPPKGPKRPKMVSCDCCPCFGKRKKAKHAKNDAIAEAANLKGSHFSLFISHYYLKLIYIQIGFPLPILTPVTCLYIAMEDDKELLMSQMNFEKKFGQSSIFVTSTLMEEGGVPPSSSPASQLKEAIHVISCGYEDKTEWGIELGWIYGSITEDILTGFKMHCRGWRSIYCMPKRTAFKGTAPINLSDRLNQVLRWALGSIEIFFSRHCPLWYGYKEGKLKWLERFAYANTTVYPFTSIPLVAYCILPAVCLLTDKFIMPPISTFAGLYFVALFSSIIATGILELKWSGVSIEEWWRNEQFWVIGGVSAHLFAVIQGLLKVLAGIDTNFTVTSKAADDEEFGELYTFKWTTLLIPPTTILIINIVGVVAGISDAINNGYQSWGPLFGKLFFSFWVIVHLYPFLKGLMGRQNRTPTIVVIWSVLLASIFSLLWVRIDPFVTKTKGPDTKMCGINC comes from the exons ATGGAAGCCAGCGCCGGACTTGTCGCTGGCTCTCATAACCGCAATGAGCTTGTTGTCATTCATGGCCATGAAGAG CACAAGCCTTTGAAGAACTTGGATGGTCAAGTGTGTGAGATATGTGGTGATGAGGTGGGACTCACGGCGGATGGAGACTTGTTTGTGGCCTGCAATGAGTGTGGTTTTCCGGTGTGCCGGCCGTGCTATGAGTATGAAAGGAGGGAAGGCAGCCAACTTTGTCCACAATGCAAAACCAGATACAAGCGTCTCAAGG GGAGTCCAAGGGTGGAGGGAGATGAAGATGAGGAGGATGTGGATGATATTGAACATGAATTTAACATCGAGGATGAAAGGAACAAGCATGACCATTCTGCAGAAGCCATGCTGTATGGGAAGATGAGCTATGGAAGAGGTCCTGAAGATGAAGATAATGCTCAATTCCCAGCTGTCATTTCTGGTGGTCGATCTCTTCCT GTGAGTGGAGAGTTATCAGCAGTGGGATCTCATGCTTATGGAGAGATGTTATCTTCTACATTGCATAAAAGAGTGCATCCATATCCAGTTTCTGAACCTG GAAGTGAAAGATGGGATGATAAGAAAGATGGATGGAAAGAAAGGATGGATGATTGGAAACTTCAACAAGGCAATTTAGGCCCTGAACCtgatgaagattttgatgcagcCAT GTTGGATGTAACAAGGCAACCACTATCAAGGAAGGTACCAATTGCATCTAGCAAAGTGAATCCATATAGGATGGTGATTGTGGCGCGGCTTGTTATTCTTGCGTTCTTTCTAAGATATCGAATTCTGAACCCGGTTCATGATGCACTGGGGCTATGGCTAACTTCCATTATATGTGAAATCTGGTTTGCTTTTTCATGGATCCTTGATCAGTTCCCTAAATGGTTCCCAATTGATAGAGAGACCTACCTTGACCGTCTTTCAATCAG GTATGAGCGTGAAGGTGAACCAAACATGCTTGCTCCTGTGGATGTGTTTGTGAGTACTGTGGACCCTATGAAGGAACCTCCTCTTGTTACAGCAAACACTGTTCTTTCAATCTTGGCCATGGATTACCCTGTTGACAAGATATCTTGCTACATTTCTGATGATGGTGCTTCAATGTGTACATTTGAAGCCTTATCAGAAACTGCAGAGTTTGCTAGGAAGTGGGTACCATTTTGCAAGAAATTTTCCATAGAACCAAGGGCACCGGAGATGTACTTCTCTGAGAAAATTGACTACCTCAAGGACAAAGTGCAACCAACCTTTGTTAAGGAGCGGCGCGCAATGAAG AGAGAATATGAAGAGTTTAAGGTGAGGATCAATGCACTTGTGGCTAAAGCACAGAAGGTTCCTCCAGGAGGGTGGATCATGCAGGATGGGACACCATGGCCAGGAAACAATACTAAGGATCATCCTGGTATGATTCAAGTATTTCTTGGCCACAGTGGAGGCCATGACACTGAAGGAAATGAGCTCCCTCGTCTCGTCTATGTCTCCAGGGAGAAAAGGCCTGGTTTTCAGCACCACAAGAAAGCTGGTGCCATGAATGCTCTG ATTCGGGTCTCTGCTGTGCTTACAAATGCTCCTTTCATGCTGAACTTGGATTGTGATCACTATGTCAATAACAGCAAAGCTGTCCGAGAGGCCATGTGCTTTTTAATGGACCCTCAAACTGGGAAGAAAGTCTGCTATGTCCAATTTCCTCAGAGATTTGATGGTATCGATACACATGATCGGTATGCTAACAGGAACACAGTTTTCTTTGAT ATTAACATGAAGGGATTGGATGGAATTCAGGGTCCTGTATATGTGGGCACAGGTTGTGTATTCAGGAGGCAAGCTTTATATGGATACAATCCTCCAAAAGGTCCTAAACGTCCAAAAATGGTAAGTTGTGACTGTTGTCCATGCTTCGGAAAGCGTAAGAAGGCAAAGCATGCAAAGAATGATGCAATTGCAGAGGCTGCAAACCTTAAAGGTTCTCATTTTTCTCTATTCATTAGTCACTACTATTTGAAACTAATTTATATCCAAATTGGTTTCCCTTTACCTATTCTAACCCCTGTCACATGTCTCTATATAGCAATGGAGGATGACAAAGAGTTGCTCATGTCCCAAATGAATTTTGAGAAGAAATTTGGGCAGTCatctatttttgtgacttcaacTTTGATGGAAGAGGGTGGTGTACCTCCTTCATCAAGTCCAGCAAGCCAGCTTAAAGAAGCCATTCATGTAATCAGTTGTGGTTATGAAGATAAAACTGAATGGGGAATTGAG CTAGGTTGGATCTATGGTTCTATTACAGAGGATATTCTAACAGGTTTCAAGATGCATTGCCGTGGTTGGAGATCCATTTACTGCATGCCAAAGAGAACAGCATTCAAGGGTACTGCTCCCATCAACTTGTCAGATAGGCTTAACCAGGTGCTTCGTTGGGCACTTGGATCCATCGAGATCTTCTTCAGTCGCCATTGCCCGTTATGGTATGGCTACAAGGAAGGGAAGCTAAAGTGGCTTGAGAGATTTGCATATGCAAACACAACTGTCTACCCATTCACATCCATACCTCTGGTTGCATACTGTATTCTTCCTGCTGTCTGCTTACTCACTGACAAATTCATCATGCCGCCG ATAAGCACTTTTGCTGGTTTGTACTTTGTTGCTCTCTTCTCTTCAATCATTGCAACTGGCATTCTTGAGTTGAAATGGAGTGGAGTGAGCATTGAAGAATGGTGGAGAAATGAACAATTCTGGGTCATTGGTGGTGTATCAGCACATCTCTTTGCTGTCATACAAGGTCTTCTGAAGGTGTTGGCTGGAATTGACACCAACTTCACTGTCACATCCAAGGCTGCAGACGATGAAGAGTTTGGAGAGTTATACACCTTCAAGTGGACTACTCTCTTGATTCCTCCAACTACAATCTTAATAATCAACATTGTTGGGGTTGTTGCTGGAATCTCAGATGCAATAAACAATGGTTACCAATCATGGGGACCTCTCTTTGGaaaactcttcttctccttctgggTGATTGTCCATCTATATCCATTCCTTAAAGGTTTGATGGGTCGGCAAAACCGCACACCTACCATAGTTGTGATATGGTCAGTGCTATTGGCTTCCATCTTCTCGTTGCTCTGGGTAAGAATTGATCCATTTGTGACGAAAACTAAAGGACCTGATACCAAGATGTGTGGAATAAACTGCTGA